Genomic DNA from Peribacillus simplex NBRC 15720 = DSM 1321:
TCCGAAAATAAAGAAAACCAGGCTATTCATCATTATTGCTTATTGTCACAAGATTATAGATATGATGTGACCATTGTATATTCGGCCCAGTTTTTCGGTAAAGCAATGGTGACTTCCATGCAAAGCGGAAGAATGATCCTGCTTTGTGCCAATGATATTAATTTAGAACAGTACTGGGCTCCGACCCTTGGGATTGAACATGAAGATATACATGAGTTCCAAAACTTTCTCAAGTTGGTCTTACAAACTCCATTTCATTTAGAAGAATACTGAAGGAAGGAATGATGTAAATGTTCGTTGATGTGATTCTTAGCCCATG
This window encodes:
- a CDS encoding SAV0927 family protein — encoded protein: MNFDILSENKENQAIHHYCLLSQDYRYDVTIVYSAQFFGKAMVTSMQSGRMILLCANDINLEQYWAPTLGIEHEDIHEFQNFLKLVLQTPFHLEEY